One Mycteria americana isolate JAX WOST 10 ecotype Jacksonville Zoo and Gardens chromosome 7, USCA_MyAme_1.0, whole genome shotgun sequence genomic window, aaaatgataTTGAGAACAATCAACTTTGGCAACAaacagctgcagctctccagtCTAACAAATTTGTGCAGGtaagcttaaagaaaaataccaagatattgtttagggttttttaaaagttttgtaacagcacagatttttcaaaagaacaaaCTTGCAGCCTATAAGTCTTTTATGTACTCTATTAATGTTTCCTATCTAGCCTCTTCTCGGAAGGAAAAATGAGTTGGATAGACAAAGGAAAGATATCAAGGAGCTTTGGCAgcgagaacagaaaaaaatggttggTATTTCTTTCATATCTAACAGTGTTCAATCTAAAATTCTTCAAAAGGACAAAACTTTCAAACTAGGCTTATGCACTTAAATTCACATGTAGAATCTACAGGGCTTATTGGATGTAGTATGTAACTGTCAGTTTCATGACATATTGTATTTGTAAGATGTTATCTTTCTATGACTATGTACTTTGAACTGCGGTGTACAGACCTGTGTGTAACAGCCTCTTTAAACATCACATTAAAcaactggaaaattaaaatcattaattcttttgcttttttcttttgttgcattcTGCAGCAAGAGCTGGAAGCTGCTCTAAGAAAAGCGAAGTTGCTACATACACAGCGTCAAGATGAGTAtgaaaaggcaaaatcctgcacTGCGCGTGCCGAGGAGGAACATCTTAGCTCAAGTGGAAGCTTTGTGAAAGATTTCAgcaagcaactggaaaaaaaacgaAGGCTAGAAGAGGAAGCTCTTCAAAAAGTAAGAGGTTTTGTTCCTTGCTTTTAAAGTTAAGCCTACACTGGTTTTACTCATGCTTTCCCAATGGGAGCATTTAAGCAAGTGTTCTATTCATAATTCTTAATTTTCATCGTGCAATGCTGTTCGGGGCCTTTATCCTAAATGGGAATCTCCAGTTACAAGCATCTTGTGTGGATTTTTTCTTGCTTCTAGTGTCAAGGCCTGTAGTCCCGTCAACCCTTTATACTTGTGTTTTCTCTAGGCTGAAGAGGCCAATGAACACTATAAAGCAAGCATGGCAGAggttgaagaaaaaagaaatgatttGGAAAGCTTTAAAAGTGATGTCTTAACACAGCTTCGGGAACTTATTTACCAGTGTGATCTTACTCTTAAAGCTGTaagcatgctttttaaaatatgtttggcaCAGATATATAAGTATTTTAAGACTAAGAGAAGGCCCCATCTGTAGTGTTAACTGCTTCAAATAGAAAGTTTTCAAAGGACAGAGGTGAAGCCaataggaaaagaaggaaaacttttaaTTATGTTTGTGGTATTCCCTTTCTGttaggagtttaaaaaaaaaaaaaaaagggggagggtgTTATACATGTCTtcaatgttttggggtttttttatgagcTGTTGCTTTGCAAGAACCCTGACTACACAATTCTTGTAAAATCTCTCTAAGAATATTGATGGCAGTAGTGTTACTCTGTTGCTTAAGAGTACAGCTCCCATTCCCATTATTTTCATTAGTGCGTTGGCAAAGATGTTTGGCTCAAGCACAGAATGGACATTAACATGCTGCAGCATGGAGCCTGCTAATCTTGATGACAGTCTTAATTACTACAGGATCCATTGTGACTAATTCAATGTATTAATTTAATGTGTGTAAATAAGCAAAGGATTGTCAAAACAGTATATCTACAtacatagtttttaaaaaagctttaagagCGCATTATGCCAATAGATGAGACAAAGACAATTtaatgctggggcaggggaggaaaataaaaacccagaCAAACACACACCCTGTCCCCAagcaaccccaaaaccaacccataCGACCAGTAGAAAGCTTAGACAAACTTGTCAGTTCAAGTATAGCTAAATTGTGAGCTACTTTGCAACCCCAAAGCTGAAGAAGCAGCCATGCAGTGTCCCCTTCCCTGGTCTCTGTCttgtgataaaatatttcagaagttttatGTAATTTGACAAAGAAAGTGTCCAGTTAATCTGTTCTGTTGGGATGAGGAGTTTTGTCCATTTCTTATCTCAAGGTGATATGGAGCTCATCTGGGTTTGGCACTCCAATGACTTCATCATTGTAGTGGTCACTAAAATTCCCTCCATAgcatgaaaaatacctttttgggAGCAAAAAACCTTGCTGTTTATCTTGATCAGCCCAAAGTGGGAAGCCACTGGAACTGCCTTTGCTACCTGGAGGATTCAATAACCCAGAGGGAAGAGGAATACTAGTATCTATACTACAGATGAAGTTTTTGCAGTTGACTTTCAGGAATCTTGCACAAAGTCCATCCCTACGATTGTTACTATTTTCTAGAATTTTTCTAGTCTTATTGTTTACATAATTTTCTGTTGGGATATTAATTTGGGTTGAGCAAAGTGCAAGTGAAATATCTAGTAAATGATCtacaaatactgaaatttttttctcccaacagGCAACAGTTAACCTGTTCCAGCTGCAGCATGCTCAGGTTGTATCTCTTCCAGTGAACTACCAGTCCCTCTGTGAGAGTGCCAAACTCTATGACCCTGGTCAGCGGTATTCGGAGTTTGTGAAAAGTTTGCCAAAGGAAGGTGTTCCTATGGAATCAGGTTCTTTTGAAACGCAGAGTTCCCAAGTTGATGGGTGAGTCCCAAACGACAGGTGGCATTTGCTTGGTTTAGAATTAAATGGTAGGCACATGTGTTTAAcagtaaaagaacatttttggaGGAATTAAATGAATCCTGGTGTTTTACCATTCTTTatcattctctctttctttgactCATCTTTTTGTAGATTTTATGTGATGTTGACATTAAAACCTGACTTTAAATTCCGaagcagaaagtaattttgtgtAATAAGACTTGCTAAAACATTGACAATTGTTGTGCAAGAATTGacttgttaatattttaatgtagatactggttaatatgaaaaatgtaaattttgaacTCTGTAGTGTGGTGTAGCAGTAGTGTTTGGTAATCAGTTTAGAAAGTCTGAGGAGGTAGTCTTCCTCTTCTGCAGGCCTTGCTACTACAGTACCTTCTTTCATACTGTTTACATTTGGCAACTTTTTGGCAGGAAGTGTTGCTTGATTTCTGTCTCATGCTGTGTGACTAAAAAAATTTGAGAGTCCACATGTCCCTATGTTATAACTTAATCATTTTTTCCAACCTGTGTGAAATGGCAGTTTTTACTGTTAATCTATTAAAGATAGAGCTAATGTGGAAGTAAAGGCTACGAGACAAAAAGACAACGCCTGGTGTCAGTATGCCAAATGCTTTTCCACCTTTAACTTCTTGTAAAATAGTTGCCTTGGCACTAAAGCACGAGAATATCCATTCCAATCTGTGTGTTTCACAGTTCTACAGGAAAGTGTCGTCATCGTCTTTCAAAAGGAAACTAAATACAAAAAACCTAACGCTTGAGTCAGAATTCTAccaacaaaagccaggaaattcaaagttaaaGCTGAGATTCTTAGTTCTTGTCTGtaaatttcctgccttttaaGACTGATTTAGGCTATACTCATAAACTTTGACTTAAGGGGATTTAACTATGCAGCTCCCTGAGAAACTGATGACCATGAAATTTCAAACTCTGTGTGTGCTCTCACAGCTATTTGCTGCTTAAGATTTATAGGAgtgtgctttttctcctcccctctccccaccttttcttttctttgacatGGCCTTGTGATTCTTCATGTACTTGAAGTGATGATTTGTATTGTTTAGGTCTGCATTTATTTAAGGGACAGTAGCTTggacaaatgcaaattttaatggTTTTAAGTCTTTATTTCCTTCAGCTGGCTAGGGTAGAACTGATTAAGGAACAGCTTCCTGACTGCTAAACTTGGCTAGCAGGCCATTTTGTCCACAGGGTGCTTTAGCATTTTACATTAATTACTGTTAACAGTTTTCTGTCCTTATCTTGAGAGCAGATTTTCACAATGGACTGACTATAAGCTCTCTGGCAGCTTCAactattttctgtgcttttaaagcaCAGCGTTTTAATGCCTACATATTTATAGGTGGATGGTCCTGATGTCTGGGCAGAGAATCTTTTGGAGGAAAGCACAAAAGTAGGATGCAATAGCCTCTGAATTAATCTGATCTTTAGATGAACAGATttgctgtctcttttctttttttttttttttttttccaaagtctgcAAAATAAGGGTCATAATACCTTGCAGGGATGTGGAAAAGCTGATTTACAGTAGCGGGGGGAGAAACACTGGGAAATTgcacatatttaattaaaaataaattgccaccctttttttttttttttttttaatttgggctTTAATAATTACATGTCAAATATGTATGTTCATGAACAGCAATTAAATGAAGCATTTGTAGTGCTCAGggataaaaaaatacattgcttttcatttaattctatTGTATTCACTCTTCAAAtgactttcttctttctgaagggTTTTTAATAAGCAATCAGCCAACAGTGTCCATACGTCACATGGTAACTTATCTCAGTGTTCAGGAGATTTTCCTGCTCAGACGTTAGATGATGTGGGAAGCCCAATTTATCATCGTTCACAAAAGATTGGAGAGAAGAGATCTTCCAGCAGCACAGATATCCAAGGTAGTTCTTCTGTATTTCATCCGGAGTTCAGTctctaaataaaaataccaggaaaaaaaacaggtgcTTGATGTCTCACTGTCAGAAATGTAGCACTGAAGGggttaaaaaatgtatttttaagttcaAAGCCTATGAAAACAGTTGTGTACTTGAGTATAAGGACAAATGGAAAACTGTCTGTGTGTATACCTAGTTTCTTTACAAGAAAGGTGAGGTGCAATTCAGACAGCAAGTACTGTCAAGCTCAGTGTACTAAACTATTTCAATTAACTTTAGCAATTTAAAATCCATTGATTTTGTAAATACTAGGTTGATTTCAAGTCTTTCACAAAAGCACAACTGTCAAGtttctgaaattcattttcttaCATCCTGAGGCTTTTACAGGAATAtatgctgtggggttttttttcactattttGCATGTTTGTGTAACTTTTgcaatattttcctattttgaatATAATCACAGTTAGTctttaaatgaaaagaatgtaattttgTCCTTGTCATTTGGAATTTGcggattttcttttcaaaagcaatgcGAGGGCCACCACCGTTCAGATCATGGTCAGTTGGCAACCAGAGTGGAGGAATGTGCAGTGATTCTGAAAGCGCAGGAGGAAGCAGTGAGTCACGATCCATGGATTCTCCATCTGCTAGCCCAGGTACAGCTACACTCACTGCTATACtaatttgaagtctttttttttggaCTGTTTTACATAAATGAAGACATTGCTGTTAGTTTAGCAAGTGTTGGACAGAGCCTATAATGAAAATGAGCAGTTGGGTGGAACTGATACTTACAGCTTCCTGAAAATTTTTCTCATCTGCTAGGGGATTTTAAAAGACGACTTCCCCGAACACCTTCCACTGGTACTATGTCATCTGCAGATGATCTTGATGAAAGAGAGCCACCATCTCCTTCAGACTGTGGTAATGTTGTTTCCATACTGAAGTCCCCAGAAGATGCTTTTTGTTGTAGagtgtggcttttctttttaatgtgcttAAGAAAAGTACATTAACAAGGCTGTGACTACCAACAGCATTATTTTTCGATACAGTGTGCATCCACTTGAGGTTGAGAGCTGAAGAATAATGTTCAAGTTGTTTTAATGAAGCGGTGCAGAATTGTCTTCATACATTTAGATTAACTATATGGGCAGTCTTTGAACATTTCTAGTGTCTTCACCCTCCTGAGGTAAACATAAATGATCCACTAACCATTCCCTCCagacatttgcatttaaaattagctGCATGGCACTGAGGTATTTAAGATTACTTCTGAACTTTGAAGTGAAATGCACAGATACGGAGAGTTGGTAATTggcaaattggaaaaaaatggatCCAAATGTTTAGGGTAATAATGGAGATTTTACCTTTTTCAACTTAGATAAGCAAGTTTGGCAATGTCTGTCCCAGACTTGACCATTTCTAATATTCAAATGAATTTTGACTGTATAAAGACAATGTTGTCACAGGTACTGAAACCTGAATAACTGGATTATCAGAAATAGTTCTATGGGATGTCTGCAGTACTTACAAACTAGTTCGGAAATATTTGTGGCACTTGCTCAGTAAAGCCTTTAGGAAATTCTTCAGTTAGTCCTTATTTCCTAAATGTATACTTTGCCTTCTAGGAATGAGCCTGTGGTTAACAATACTAATTTAGATTCAGATTTAAAGCATGGCAACGTGTTAATGAATGGAAATTTTCACTTGGAGAGTGGTGGTGTTTAATCAATACTTGAGTTTTTAAGAAGCTTTCTAGGCAATTAACTGTATGCGTTTAAGTTTTTTATCtgtaaaacaaagtattttggtTCACAGAGTTTGATAACATTTTAAGTAAGTTGCTTGGAAAAAATTGGTCACAAAAAGCAGCAGTTGCTATTTTGTTTTAGAAtcctctagaaaatatttttatgttatcATAGGAGACTGAGAATCAGTGattcttttttactttgagtTCTGCTGTGAGTGTGTGTTAATTCTTCCCTGCTGCAAAGTATTCTTTAAGTATTTCAGAAACACTACAGGCCAAACCATAATGTCATCTTTCATCCTTTAGTACAGGATTTGGAAATATATAGAATGAAACTTTCATGAATAGTTGCCTGAACTGCAGGGCAGTTGGAATTAAATGTCCTAATATTTTCACATGCCATTAAtggagaagaaaactgaaatacttaaaaaCGCAAAACTTATTGATTGAGTCCACTTTTATGTAAGATGATTTGATAGTTAATGTGTCTGTTATGTACACTGTAACATCGTTTTGCTTCCTTGTgattgaaatgttttttattactttgatAGTTGCTATTACTGTGTTCTGCAGCAcggttttaaaaaatcagaataaacacCCTATCCCAATAGTAGATATTAGAATGACTGTAACAGAGAAACTCTCTCCAGGTTTAAATGATCTGACATCTGAAACTGCAAATTCTCCAGGACCTTTTAGAAACGCTAATATGTCCAAAgcagcacaaacacacaaactaCGGAAGCTGAGAGCTCCATCTAAATGCAGAGAATGCGACAGCTTAGTGGTATTTCACGGAGCTGAATGTGAGGAGGTAAGTTGAAAAGTAGTTTAAATTGCTGCTTGGGATTTATGTAAAGTCAGGAGTTTTGGaaacttgcattatttttctgtataaaaagaCTTTGTGGCTTATAGAATCATCATGAATTCAAAGCAAAAGCACAACAGACTAATAAATCTTTCCTTTTGCTCACATATGGGGTGACAAACAGCAGAGATATTTCTTATGGTGTCAGATTGTATCAAaccatgtgcttttttttcctcccctgtagTGTTCACTTGCATGCCATAAAAAATGTTTAGAGACTTTAGCTATTCAATGTGGGCACAAAAAACTTCATGGAAGGCTTCACTTGTTTGGAGTGGAATTTGCCCAAGCTGCTAAAAATGTTCCCGATGGCATTCCTTTCATCATCAAAAAGTGTACATCAGAAATTGAAAGCAGAGCGCTGAATGTCAAGGTATGCTCAAGTTTGTTTATAAAACTTAAGTACGAACAATCTTTTTAACAtcttaagagggtttttttaatgctgtaacgTTGATATCATCTGTGTTTTACACAcgtcttttaaatttaaaatagttgTGCTGGTCTTTTAATTTCAGGGCATCTATCGTGTGAATGGAGCCAAATCAAGAGTTGAAAAGCTTTGTCaagcttttgaaaatggaaaggatTTGGTCGAGCTCTCAGAACTCTATGCACATGATATCAGCAATGTTCTCAAGTTGTATCTCCGCCAGGTATGTACTTGAGAGGTCAGATGGAAAACCAAAGCAGCATAGTATATTTCTTCAGTACAAGAGGAAAAACCCTTTTCAGCAGTCCTGCAGCAGAAGATTAAGTGAGTGCCTTGTATATTTGCAGTAGGCTTCTTTATTTTCACATGGAGCCTGTGACAGCGGCAGGGAAAGCTGTGAGATTGCTCACTGCTGGTATTACAATCTGTATTCCACATGGGCATAATGTCTCTTTAAATATTAGTACCATAGGCAGAACAAGGTTTTGTTTATCCATTTGTAGTGAAGCTTTAATATCTAAAACCTCTCCAGTTACTGAATTTGCCTGTCTTATGTGAAGTTTAAAACATTCCCATATTCCTGCCTCTTCACACAGACAATGCTAATGTATTGCTGTTAATACATGCTAACAAAAATTTCATGAAACACTCATGGTCATGATGATGTGTTCATTATGGAGGAAtcatccatctttttttttttttcaaaaaggagcTTTAAAGCTTCATGATTGAGTTTTCCAAAACAGTTTCAGTATGTATCTGAAAAAATGAGGCTGGGGTGTTGCCCAGTGAAATTACTGAGTCACTCTGAAGACTTGTTAACCCTGAAAGGAATAATCCTTAGCGGCATGGTCCTGTCCTCTTGCTTACACTGGCTGTCAGAGATGAGCATTCCAATCCTATGATCATCACCATTAAgttaagtgcttttgaaaaattactaaGATATACTCTGCCTATTTATTAGAGTAAAAAGGTAGTGTATTATATGCATTATACTGGGGTACCAGTTTGAGGCACTGTGCTGTATTTTGAATAGGGCTCATAATTAAAAAGTCAAAGAACATGTTTTCTTCTGGTCTTGTTGCTTCTTTTGTAGCTGATGTGTTGGTGTGTTTTTTAGGTAAACCTCATTTTAAATACAGGAACAGTGCTAGAAACATGCAGTTAAGACATTTTTAGACAGAATCCTGAGTTAAACCTTATTTGAGACTAATTATTAAAACTAATTATTTTGAGTTTTATCTAGTCTTCCTACTTTTTGCTTTTATCTAAGCTGGGGCAATGCAAATAGCCAGGTCAGGTTGGaggtttttgtgtcttttttttttttttgtaattttttttattattaacattcattttcataCTGACAGAATACTTAaatcacaattaaaaattaatgttacGTGGCCtaaaatccaattttaaaaaatggaatatgGACTAAATTTGATACCACATGTAATATACtatgaaagactggaaaaatgaATAACTGCTCTATTATCATGGTATTTGTGCGTATGCAACGTGACACCCTCCCTCATAGCACTCCCTTTCTTGAAATCTGTACCTGTATTGATAAATGCTCAGTCTTGAAGCTATTGTAGGAAAGGGCTAGCAAAAGACTTCTGGAGAAAGGTGTAGGGAGCAGTGTTTTTGTTACCTGGGACTGGATTTGACAAATTGTGGTTCGAGCTAATGAACAAGGATTAAACAATGTCATCATCTAAGAAAAGATGCTAGACCAGACAAAGttgaagaaaacaaggaaggaaacagagaagtTAAAATTCAGGCTTGAGTATGTTTCTGAAATGTTCGTATCTCTTCAGCTTCCAGAACCCTTGATTTTGTTTCGGCTTTACAATGAGTTCATTGGACTTGCAAAAGAAAGCCAGAATGTTAATGAGGAATTGGATGCTAAACAAGCTAGCCCCAAATCAAAGACAAGACAGTCAATCTGTATTGAACTGAATAGGATCATCATTAAAATTAAAGATCTTCTGAAACAACTACCTGTACCAAACTATAACACTCTTCAGTACCTTATTGGACACCTTCACAGGTGAGAAACTTTAAATGCAAATTGATGTTGAAAAATAAACTGCCGCATGCTGCGTACTAGGAAACTCTTGTACCCTTTTGATGACTGTAGAGGAAGAATTCACATATGCCTTAGAAGACAttgttctgttgctgtttctttttccaatgtAATGAACTCTCAGGttatgaaatggaaagaaaggaggaagagctgagctcCATTATTCTTGATTCTCTGCTAGCATTGGGGCCAGCAAGTGGTAACTAGTGACAGCTGTAGGGACCTAAGTGTGATTTAAATCAGGATATGACCTAGACAGGACAGTGATTTAGTGGCTCTGAATGGAAAATTGAAACTTGTATGATGTCTCTTAGTAACCATTTTCCAGTTACATTTCACTTACTTGTCCTCCAAATGCTGGATTGTGTGATGATATGTGATGAGGATGTACCAAGCTGATGACTACCAATAAAAATGGGTAATATTGGGCCACAGCTATATTATTACTTAGAATCAGAGagacattttttccccaactccAGAAATACCAAATAGCCACAAATAACACTAACCATTCTGCCTGAACACCAAACCCACCTTCagttttttattgtcttttagcCTGTGTAGACATTATATTTCAATATCTAAAATCTTTCTGAAGTAGTAAAACCCTCTAACtcttggggtttggggtgtttttccctctttatgCAGGGTTACAGAACAGtctgatgaaaacaaaatgtcagCCAGCAACCTTGGCATAATATTTGGCCCAACTCTGATCAGGCCACGTCAAACAGATGCTACCGTTTCTTTGTCATCACTTGTGGATTACCCTTATCAGGCCCGGGTAGTGGAGCTGCTCATAACATACTATGAAAAGATATTTGATGTTTCATTGAAACCACTTCAGAGCACATCTCAGTCTGAAGAAACTGCCATTACGGTCAGAGTTGCTTTATCAGCAGAAGAGAGGgagccacagcagcagaggaagtCATTTGTTGCTGTAAAGGAAGTGAGTGACTTTTCTTGTCCTGCTGCAATGCTACCTGTGCCATCTTAACTTCTGTGTCAAATGCTGCAGCATTCCAGAGCGCACTTCTATTaaatctttgtgggttttttgttaaaGAGTGCCTTTCCTCTTGAGTTCTCATTTACTTTTGCTCTGACTTTTGTTAACAGAATACTCTTATAGCTCCAAGTGAAAGCAGAGCTTCAGAAACAGCTGCATTGTTTTTGGAATTGAACAATAGCAAGAATACAAAAGAACAAGTAGATACATCTGTAACTGGTTAGTGCGCTTTTATTAAGTCTTGGGGTGGGTGAGTAAGCAGTCATGGATGCACCAGATTAAATTGAAGAGCTGCATGCACTATAGACAGAAGCAAGTGATAAAACCTGCCTATCACTGCTTGTTATACTGTTTATCTTTGTAAGAGGAACAGAGAATTAAATCTTTCTAAAGGCTTTCAAGAAACCTGTGTTTATGGAATCACAGCTAAAAGTATTTGGTAAGAGAATACAACAGTGTTTTGgtttctcccttttaaaaaaaaaaaaagataattttgctgTGACTGTGGATTTCTGAAATCCACTATAATGCTGCAAACCAATATCCAGCAATTAAGATGTTTTGACCATTGTTTTCCCCCAGAATGTGTATCATTGCCACTCGCTGGAACTAAAccagaaggctctgggaagagtAATTCTCTGACAGAATCATCAGCTATCAGCATTTTGGATATTAATATTCCTGCTCCAAAAGAGCCAGGTTTGCTAACCTAACTATAAATCTTCtgtaagatgatttttttctgtttatctacCTGTGCTACTGCAGTGGTTTGTTTTAATGTAGGTATGATTTCATCTACTTTATTTAGGAATAACTATACATGATCCCTTTTAATTATACTCGTTTTCAGCTGGTGTTACCAGTTCAGTCATGTCCTGTACATTAACAGTGCAACATTCTGAAAcatattaaaactgaaaatattcaggGATACCAGGAAagcaccagcaaaaaaaaaagtgccgcATCTCTTTGCATATCTTCTCCTTAGTGTCTTCCTTGGTTATATCTGTACAGTATGTGTTTTACTGCTATTGAAATGCTAACATTTGGTTAAAGTAGGATACTCCTAGTATGTATACAAGGTATACCTAAAAACTGTTATCCTGTTAAAATACCAGCTGTCAAGGGATCATTAATAAAGTTCATATGATGTTGGCAAAAGTCTTCCTGAATTCTCTGTATATTTAGTGCAAAGATCCAGTCACATCTATTTGTGTGTTTCTAGGTGATGCTGCGAGTCCAGCTTCAGAGAGAGACAACGATTCATTTGTTTCTCTAGGTGAAGACAGCTGTAAAATTAACTTATTTCCTGCAAAACCTAACCGTCAGATTACCAAAGTTCCTTTGCGGGTTCCAAGGACAAAACCAGCTACTCGCCCTGTGAGCCTACCTGTAGACCGAATACTTCCTCCATGTGTTTTGAATGAAAGAAATTCACGAAATGCAGGAGCAGTAACTCCAGAGAAGCTTGGCAGAAGCCCTACTATTGAAGAAGTTTCAGAGGTGAAGGCACTCCCTGCTGTTAATACGTGCTGCAGACTTCCTTGTTACGACACCCAGATGCTGCGAAAAACTTGGGACAAGCAATATAAACAGTATGATATCACAGCAAGGACAGCAATGATTGTGACTAAGGTGTCCCAGGAGAACCAAGCACTTGAGAGTGGAACTGCAGGTGCCTTATCTTCATCATGCAGCATTGGTAACAATTCAGCTAATGCTAGTATTCCTAGTAAGCCATATTCTGTTTCTGTCAGGTCAGGAAGGACAGCAACAGAAGGGAATGGTCCTGATGCCAATCCTCTTGCTGCCTTCAGGGCACCAAGAACATTGC contains:
- the ARHGAP29 gene encoding rho GTPase-activating protein 29 isoform X5, whose protein sequence is MGSGAGVRRARGGPAAACARPPLSENQDGLHQVVHERLGELLRVLKAVINKHQTLNSVDILSAAGTVIAKVKAVNFKEVNEENKRELFSEIFSSIETLAFTFGNVVSDFLMGDVDNGSSLGLPVSRRSRSFENLSVESGGSLHERDDIQGHLRAEEVDSMLLRNDSGIESALSYAKAWSKYTKDVVAWVEKKLSLEVECAKNLAKMAETAKAVVGHQDYMPFQSIFINAFQNDIENNQLWQQTAAALQSNKFVQPLLGRKNELDRQRKDIKELWQREQKKMQELEAALRKAKLLHTQRQDEYEKAKSCTARAEEEHLSSSGSFVKDFSKQLEKKRRLEEEALQKAEEANEHYKASMAEVEEKRNDLESFKSDVLTQLRELIYQCDLTLKAATVNLFQLQHAQVVSLPVNYQSLCESAKLYDPGQRYSEFVKSLPKEGVPMESGSFETQSSQVDGVFNKQSANSVHTSHGNLSQCSGDFPAQTLDDVGSPIYHRSQKIGEKRSSSSTDIQAMRGPPPFRSWSVGNQSGGMCSDSESAGGSSESRSMDSPSASPGDFKRRLPRTPSTGTMSSADDLDEREPPSPSDCGLNDLTSETANSPGPFRNANMSKAAQTHKLRKLRAPSKCRECDSLVVFHGAECEECSLACHKKCLETLAIQCGHKKLHGRLHLFGVEFAQAAKNVPDGIPFIIKKCTSEIESRALNVKGIYRVNGAKSRVEKLCQAFENGKDLVELSELYAHDISNVLKLYLRQLPEPLILFRLYNEFIGLAKESQNVNEELDAKQASPKSKTRQSICIELNRIIIKIKDLLKQLPVPNYNTLQYLIGHLHRVTEQSDENKMSASNLGIIFGPTLIRPRQTDATVSLSSLVDYPYQARVVELLITYYEKIFDVSLKPLQSTSQSEETAITVRVALSAEEREPQQQRKSFVAVKENTLIAPSESRASETAALFLELNNSKNTKEQVDTSVTECVSLPLAGTKPEGSGKSNSLTESSAISILDINIPAPKEPGDAASPASERDNDSFVSLGEDSCKINLFPAKPNRQITKVPLRVPRTKPATRPVSLPVDRILPPCVLNERNSRNAGAVTPEKLGRSPTIEEVSEVKALPAVNTCCRLPCYDTQMLRKTWDKQYKQYDITARTAMIVTKVSQENQALESGTAGALSSSCSIGNNSANASIPSKPYSVSVRSGRTATEGNGPDANPLAAFRAPRTLQPPPGTFYKPPSNKSKQNEEGSLAKACVPTSAVLHQDNTVKLARSSVLPSGDPEQNTNEQKTSSEDIHPTDLKPTYQRLRPKRIQELEHREAHFV